From one Lolium rigidum isolate FL_2022 chromosome 4, APGP_CSIRO_Lrig_0.1, whole genome shotgun sequence genomic stretch:
- the LOC124649835 gene encoding uncharacterized protein LOC124649835 yields MIRRHGGGDLRLAPVLDSRRSFATSGRRRGANEDFVTRFRETRGSSSSSIISTGDAARPASLGRPQQGGDRAPLPFFTWARLAIGSVVAATAPFVHSKWASFLRIQSEVEMVKDMAETAAEVLEDVAVAAEKVSAEVSGQLPENGRLRHAAVLVEHASKEVAEEARLAQDIIHKVDEIEEDVKAMIEPIVDHAKRERK; encoded by the exons ATGATCCGCCGCCacggcggaggcgatctccggcttGCCCCGGTGTTGGACTCGCGGCGATCGTTCGCAACCTCCGGCCGGCGGCGTGGAGCAAATGAGGACTTTGTGACACGGTTCAGAGAAACCAGGGGCTCCAGCAGTAGCAGCATTATCAGCACAGGTGACGCAGCACGACCAGCATCTCTGGGACGACCTCAGCAGGGTGGAGATCGAGCTCCACTGCCGTTCTTTACCTG GGCAAGATTGGCGATTGGTTCAGTTGTTGCTGCCACGGCGCCGTTCGTGCACTCGAAATGGGCTTCGTTTCTGCGAATCCAAA GTGAGGTGGAAATGGTGAAGGACATGGCGGAGACGGCAGCGGAGGTGCTCGAGGATGTGGCAGTCGCAGCGGAGAAAGTGTCGGCGGAGGTGTCCGGGCAGCTGCCAGAGAACGGAAGGCTGAGGCATGCGGCGGTGCTCGTTGAGCACGCGTCCAAGGAAGTGGCCGAGGAGGCTCGTCTTGCTCAAGACATCATCCACAAG GTGGATGAAATCGAAGAGGATGTGAAGGCAATGATAGAACCGATTGTTGACCATGCCAAGCGTGAGCGGAAGTAA